One window of Saccharicrinis carchari genomic DNA carries:
- a CDS encoding glycosyltransferase family 9 protein: MEKILIIRLSSIGDIIQCMSVTAGFKNHYADCEVHWIVRKDLASLLRIDPRIDRLIEFDREDGMGGLIKLALALKKEGYTRVYDAHSNIRSNVLKTIICPFGIGSQLITRRKERLKRMLLFNFQINLLPNPFRAFESFRKPLNKWDITNFYTPHNNWVFPEKTEEKCQDLLKGQSSKSITLVPSAAWELKRWPVAYWKKLIALLPDFHFTILAGPDDHFCQDIADSAPDRVLNLAGKTSLLESFCVTSLSKYVISGDTGFLHAADLFDLPGCAIMGPTAFGFPTGEKMKVFNLGLPCQPCSKHGNTKCKLKEIKKCLVDITPEQIAAEVKRSFPK; the protein is encoded by the coding sequence TTGGAAAAAATATTAATCATCAGGCTAAGCTCCATCGGCGATATTATTCAGTGTATGTCGGTAACTGCCGGTTTTAAAAACCATTATGCGGATTGCGAAGTGCACTGGATAGTGCGTAAAGATTTGGCTTCACTACTAAGAATAGATCCCCGGATTGACCGCCTTATCGAGTTCGACCGCGAAGACGGCATGGGCGGGCTCATAAAACTGGCCCTGGCCTTAAAAAAAGAAGGTTATACCCGCGTTTACGATGCACACAGCAACATACGATCCAACGTACTTAAAACCATTATTTGCCCCTTTGGCATAGGCAGCCAACTCATCACACGCCGTAAAGAGAGACTAAAGCGTATGCTGCTTTTCAACTTTCAGATAAATCTGCTACCCAATCCTTTCCGGGCATTCGAATCGTTCCGAAAACCCCTCAACAAATGGGACATTACCAATTTTTATACGCCACACAACAACTGGGTGTTTCCTGAAAAAACAGAGGAGAAGTGCCAGGATCTGCTTAAAGGGCAATCAAGCAAGTCCATTACCCTGGTGCCATCGGCTGCCTGGGAACTCAAAAGGTGGCCTGTTGCGTATTGGAAAAAACTGATCGCCCTTCTGCCCGATTTCCATTTTACCATACTGGCGGGACCCGATGATCACTTTTGCCAGGACATTGCCGACAGCGCACCCGACAGGGTACTTAACCTGGCGGGCAAAACTTCGCTGTTAGAGAGCTTTTGTGTTACTTCGCTATCAAAATACGTGATAAGCGGCGATACGGGTTTTTTACATGCCGCCGACCTCTTCGACCTGCCGGGATGTGCTATCATGGGACCTACGGCATTTGGTTTTCCTACGGGCGAAAAAATGAAGGTTTTTAATTTAGGATTGCCCTGCCAGCCATGCAGCAAACATGGCAACACCAAATGCAAATTAAAAGAAATTAAAAAATGCCTGGTAGATATTACTCCGGAACAGATTGCAGCAGAAGTAAAAAGGAGCTTTCCGAAATAA
- a CDS encoding glycosyl transferase family 90, translating into MTILFINSIGKNKWGGGEKWIVNTAHGLQQLGHKVIVGGRRNAVLIKAAQEKGIDTTRINYCNDFSLFSSLQLTQYINKHRVSVIVASLNRDVRVAGFAAMLSKHKPRVIGRQGVQLITKKWKYKFTFKNFSHGILTNSLSLKKIYDSYNWWDDTFVKVIYNGIAETQPCLKPFNYASICELTPQTKVILSAGRLDKQKGFGYLVKAAKIAKEKNEDFKFFIAGTGKQFKYLSKLIADNELKNHVFLLGFVEDIHSLFKGADVFVLPSLYEGMPNVLLESMLEMVPVVTTPVNGAAELVEESKTGFFIPTKDANAIYEKIKFVLNNPQITQQIAAQAKETVLEKFSLDKSVQLVDAYLLEILKERDTASISMQLRWFEKVISKLRTFGHKNFKPAYYLKNYLKLKLLPPFNKNGIHRIIKSKNLYSPEYLSSRVNYYNKLNSTIIFDDSIKSLKEFVFTGEEKTYYFDTWRYTRLFDPNHKLAYKFGDVTTVPANPSIVKSRPILGNNKNSILLNLNYIRHFIFVKDRYAYLAKKNLLVWRGNVWTYQPHRIDFFQKHFENPLCNIGHVNKADFDSTWLTDKLTIDEQLKYKFILSIEGNDVATNLKWIMSSNSIAVMPTPKYETWFMEGTLKPDYHYIHIKDDYSDLNEKLNFYIRYPEKAEEIRINANKYVSQFKNKKREKLISVLVLEKYFEKTGHLPSVR; encoded by the coding sequence ATGACCATATTATTTATTAACTCCATTGGCAAAAACAAATGGGGCGGTGGCGAAAAATGGATTGTTAATACCGCACATGGTTTACAGCAACTTGGTCATAAGGTAATTGTGGGAGGCAGACGAAACGCTGTGTTAATAAAAGCTGCACAGGAAAAAGGTATCGACACAACCAGAATAAACTATTGCAACGACTTTAGCCTGTTTAGTTCCTTGCAGCTCACCCAATACATCAATAAACACCGCGTATCGGTAATCGTGGCCAGCCTGAACCGCGATGTACGTGTGGCGGGTTTTGCCGCCATGTTATCCAAACACAAGCCCAGGGTAATTGGCCGTCAGGGCGTACAGCTCATCACCAAAAAATGGAAATATAAATTTACTTTTAAAAATTTTTCACATGGTATTTTAACCAACTCCCTTTCGCTTAAAAAAATATACGACAGCTATAATTGGTGGGACGATACCTTTGTTAAGGTGATATACAACGGCATAGCGGAAACGCAACCTTGCCTAAAACCGTTCAACTACGCCAGCATATGCGAGTTAACTCCTCAAACTAAAGTGATATTAAGTGCTGGTCGCTTGGATAAACAAAAGGGCTTTGGATACCTGGTAAAGGCTGCAAAAATTGCCAAAGAAAAAAACGAGGACTTCAAATTCTTTATCGCCGGAACCGGTAAGCAATTTAAATACCTGAGCAAACTAATAGCCGACAACGAACTAAAAAACCATGTATTCCTGCTCGGTTTTGTCGAAGATATCCATAGCTTGTTTAAAGGTGCTGATGTTTTTGTATTACCCTCCTTATACGAGGGAATGCCCAATGTACTTTTAGAGTCGATGCTGGAAATGGTACCGGTAGTTACAACCCCGGTAAATGGTGCGGCAGAGCTTGTTGAAGAATCGAAAACCGGATTCTTTATCCCTACCAAAGATGCCAACGCCATATACGAAAAAATAAAATTTGTACTCAACAACCCACAAATTACCCAACAAATAGCCGCTCAGGCCAAGGAAACTGTATTAGAAAAATTTAGTCTGGATAAATCTGTACAGCTTGTTGACGCATATCTGCTGGAAATACTGAAGGAACGGGATACCGCCTCCATATCCATGCAACTCCGGTGGTTTGAGAAAGTGATATCGAAACTACGTACCTTTGGGCACAAAAATTTTAAACCTGCCTATTATTTAAAAAATTATTTAAAGTTAAAGCTTTTACCTCCGTTCAATAAAAACGGTATTCATCGCATTATAAAAAGTAAAAACTTATATAGCCCCGAATATTTAAGCTCCCGCGTTAACTATTACAACAAATTAAACAGCACAATTATCTTTGATGATTCGATAAAATCTTTAAAAGAGTTTGTTTTTACGGGTGAGGAAAAAACCTACTATTTCGACACTTGGCGATATACACGTTTATTTGACCCCAATCATAAATTGGCATACAAATTTGGAGATGTAACCACCGTTCCGGCCAATCCTTCAATAGTAAAAAGCCGACCCATATTGGGTAATAATAAGAACTCGATATTACTGAACCTTAATTATATACGCCATTTTATATTTGTAAAAGACCGGTACGCATATCTCGCTAAAAAAAACCTACTGGTATGGCGTGGTAACGTTTGGACCTACCAACCACACCGTATAGATTTTTTCCAGAAGCACTTTGAAAACCCGTTGTGCAACATAGGACATGTTAACAAAGCCGATTTTGATAGCACTTGGCTCACTGATAAACTGACCATCGACGAACAATTAAAGTATAAGTTTATCTTATCCATCGAAGGTAACGACGTAGCCACCAATTTAAAGTGGATTATGTCATCAAACTCCATAGCCGTAATGCCAACACCTAAATACGAAACCTGGTTTATGGAGGGCACCCTAAAGCCCGACTACCATTATATACATATCAAAGACGATTATTCCGATTTAAACGAAAAACTGAACTTTTATATCCGTTATCCCGAAAAAGCGGAAGAGATACGCATAAATGCAAATAAATATGTAAGTCAGTTCAAAAACAAAAAGCGGGAAAAATTAATTTCTGTTTTGGTGCTGGAAAAGTATTTTGAGAAAACAGGTCATCTACCCAGTGTACGATAA
- a CDS encoding N-acetylneuraminate synthase family protein — protein sequence MKEPKVIAEIGCNHKGDMDIAKELVQMAKVFCKADIVKFQKRSNKELLTEEQYNAPHPNPMHSYGQTYGEHREYLEFDIEQHRELKAYCDQIGIEYSTSVWDLTSAKEMASIEPKLLKIPSACNNNFAMLEWLALNYKGEIHVSTGMTTKQEIDEIVTFFQKFDRNKDLVIYSCTSGYPVPFEDIALLEINNLKEKYGHLVKEIGFSGHHLGIAVDIAAYTLGATYIERHYTLDRTWKGTDHSASLEPDGLRRLCRDLKAVSKALTYKEKDILDIEMAQRDKLKYRK from the coding sequence ATGAAGGAACCAAAAGTAATTGCAGAAATTGGATGTAACCACAAGGGCGACATGGACATTGCCAAGGAGTTAGTTCAAATGGCAAAAGTGTTTTGTAAGGCCGATATTGTCAAATTTCAGAAGCGGAGCAACAAGGAGTTGCTGACAGAAGAACAATACAATGCACCTCACCCAAACCCCATGCACTCATACGGACAAACTTATGGCGAGCATAGGGAGTATCTTGAATTTGATATTGAGCAACACAGGGAGTTGAAAGCATATTGCGACCAAATTGGTATTGAGTATTCCACCTCGGTTTGGGACTTGACATCCGCCAAAGAGATGGCATCTATTGAACCAAAGCTACTCAAGATTCCCTCTGCCTGTAATAATAACTTTGCTATGCTCGAGTGGTTGGCACTGAATTACAAGGGCGAAATCCATGTTTCTACAGGTATGACCACAAAGCAGGAAATCGATGAAATCGTTACTTTTTTCCAAAAATTCGATAGAAATAAGGACTTAGTAATTTATAGTTGTACTTCTGGTTATCCGGTACCGTTTGAAGATATTGCTTTATTAGAAATCAATAACCTGAAAGAAAAATACGGCCATCTTGTAAAAGAAATCGGTTTCTCTGGCCACCACTTGGGAATAGCGGTTGACATTGCCGCTTATACTTTGGGTGCCACTTATATTGAACGTCATTATACCTTGGACAGAACATGGAAAGGAACCGATCATTCCGCATCGCTCGAGCCCGATGGATTGCGCAGGTTATGCAGAGATTTAAAAGCGGTAAGCAAGGCTTTGACCTATAAGGAAAAAGATATTTTGGATATAGAAATGGCTCAGCGCGATAAGTTGAAGTACCGCAAATAA
- a CDS encoding acylneuraminate cytidylyltransferase, whose product MNNIAIIPLRAGSKGIVNKNRTKILGRPLFCWVLTEAIQSNLDHVYVFTDDKIIQSFIEAEYTWTNKITVVERSAESASDTASTELGMIELAEKLSYGFDHYFLLQATSPLTTYVDINRAISTLKTEGVDSVLSAVKTHRFIWNSRGRSLNYDYMNRPRRQDFEGLIIENGAVYGCTKKSFQKTKNRLGGQVQLIEMEEDTLIEIDSPEDLIMVEQLLKKRLLKNKTPVAAIKYLVMDVDGVFTDATVDYTKDGEFSKTFSFVDGMGLQILRENGIEPIIMTSENSMLVKKRMEKLNIDRCYLGVKDKYALINNMLPQLGVRRNQLAYLGDDINDMANILSVGWGSCPNDATREVANIADIKLEHSGGKGAIRELVDFLIRFNNRV is encoded by the coding sequence ATGAACAACATTGCTATAATCCCATTGCGAGCTGGTTCAAAGGGAATTGTAAATAAAAACAGAACAAAAATATTAGGGCGTCCCTTATTTTGTTGGGTATTGACAGAGGCCATTCAAAGTAATTTGGATCACGTATATGTTTTTACGGATGATAAAATAATACAATCGTTTATAGAAGCCGAATATACCTGGACCAATAAAATAACGGTGGTGGAACGCAGTGCCGAGAGTGCTTCAGACACCGCTTCCACCGAGTTGGGGATGATAGAATTGGCCGAAAAATTGTCCTACGGTTTTGATCATTATTTTTTATTGCAAGCCACATCGCCGCTAACCACATACGTTGATATCAATAGGGCCATCAGCACATTAAAAACAGAGGGCGTCGATTCCGTTTTGTCGGCAGTAAAGACCCATCGCTTTATTTGGAACAGCAGAGGGAGAAGCTTAAATTATGATTACATGAATCGACCGCGCCGACAAGATTTTGAAGGTTTGATAATAGAAAATGGTGCGGTTTATGGCTGCACAAAAAAAAGCTTCCAGAAAACAAAGAATAGGCTCGGAGGTCAGGTTCAGCTAATTGAAATGGAGGAAGATACGTTGATAGAGATAGATAGTCCGGAAGATTTGATTATGGTAGAGCAATTATTAAAAAAGAGACTTTTAAAAAATAAAACGCCTGTTGCCGCCATCAAGTACCTGGTAATGGATGTCGATGGGGTGTTTACGGATGCAACCGTGGATTACACCAAAGATGGGGAGTTTTCAAAAACATTTAGCTTTGTAGATGGGATGGGATTGCAAATTCTGCGCGAAAATGGAATTGAGCCCATCATTATGACTTCGGAGAACAGTATGCTGGTAAAAAAGCGGATGGAAAAGCTGAATATTGACAGATGCTATTTGGGCGTTAAAGACAAGTATGCCCTTATAAATAATATGCTACCCCAGCTGGGCGTACGGCGTAATCAATTGGCTTATTTGGGCGACGACATCAACGATATGGCCAATATTTTGTCAGTGGGTTGGGGCTCTTGCCCAAATGATGCAACCAGGGAAGTTGCAAACATTGCCGACATTAAACTAGAGCACAGTGGCGGTAAGGGGGCCATAAGGGAATTGGTGGATTTTTTGATTCGCTTTAACAACAGAGTATAA
- a CDS encoding response regulator produces MEAKDQYKKILLIDDDENLVNTYSAMLERKNLADYLIPFSDASDGLSYIQSKPKADLPQYIVLDLYMPQMNGFEFLKRFQQLNEKQSEVEIFVCTSSKKKTDRDKVMQYPCVSAFIQKPLSIDFLELLIKH; encoded by the coding sequence ATGGAAGCGAAAGACCAATATAAAAAAATACTGCTTATAGACGATGATGAAAATTTGGTGAATACGTATAGTGCCATGTTAGAACGTAAAAATTTGGCGGATTACCTTATACCTTTTAGCGATGCCAGCGATGGATTAAGTTATATTCAATCGAAGCCAAAGGCCGACCTACCCCAATACATAGTGCTTGACCTTTATATGCCTCAAATGAATGGATTCGAGTTTTTAAAGCGTTTTCAGCAACTCAACGAAAAGCAAAGTGAAGTAGAGATTTTTGTGTGCACATCGTCCAAAAAAAAGACCGACCGCGATAAGGTAATGCAATATCCCTGTGTTAGTGCCTTCATCCAAAAACCCCTATCCATCGACTTTTTAGAACTGTTAATCAAACACTAA
- a CDS encoding sigma-54-dependent transcriptional regulator has product MKQILLIDDDTFICEILKKYLVKNNYIVHTAFSGKSASDLLKKHHFDLVLCDFRLPDTSGLELLKKIKAQKSSTPVIIITAYADVKVAVQLMKMGATDYITKPIQQEELLNLIEKLFSQPTPVQTGNSNNASDNDFIVGESPQIKQVITQANRVAPTNMSVIIEGETGTGKEYIARYIHQNSERSNKPFVAIDCGAIPKELANSELFGHIKGSFTGAINDKEGVFQRAHGGTLFLDEIGNLSYDIQLKLLRVIQERVVSKVGDKKAQNIDIRIITATNENLKSELQENKFREDLFHRLNEFNIKLPALRNRKQDILLFASHFLKKANIDLNTRVSGFSPDVEEIIVKYPWCGNLRELKNVVKRAVLMSNGHTIEKEVLPHEIVYPEPSATNSSGTAEVESSSILKNASYEIEKQLIIKTIQEAGYNKSKAAEMLNINRKTLYNKIKLYDIDM; this is encoded by the coding sequence ATGAAACAGATATTACTGATTGATGACGATACCTTTATTTGTGAAATACTGAAAAAGTATCTCGTAAAAAACAATTACATCGTGCACACAGCCTTTTCGGGTAAAAGTGCAAGCGATTTACTAAAAAAACATCATTTCGACCTGGTACTTTGTGATTTCCGCTTACCCGATACCAGTGGATTGGAACTCCTAAAAAAGATAAAAGCACAAAAATCAAGTACCCCTGTAATTATTATTACGGCATATGCCGATGTAAAGGTTGCCGTGCAATTAATGAAAATGGGCGCAACGGATTACATTACCAAACCTATACAGCAGGAGGAATTGCTCAATTTAATTGAAAAGCTTTTTTCGCAACCAACTCCTGTACAAACCGGAAACAGCAACAACGCATCCGACAATGATTTTATAGTAGGCGAAAGTCCTCAAATAAAGCAGGTGATAACACAGGCCAACAGGGTGGCGCCCACCAATATGTCGGTTATTATTGAAGGCGAAACCGGTACAGGTAAGGAGTATATTGCGCGTTATATTCATCAAAATAGTGAGCGAAGTAACAAACCCTTTGTGGCCATTGATTGTGGTGCAATACCCAAAGAATTGGCCAACAGTGAGCTTTTTGGTCACATCAAAGGGTCGTTTACCGGTGCCATAAACGATAAGGAGGGCGTTTTTCAAAGAGCACATGGTGGCACCTTGTTTTTAGACGAAATAGGGAACTTAAGCTACGATATACAATTAAAATTGCTGCGTGTAATTCAAGAACGGGTAGTATCAAAAGTGGGGGATAAAAAGGCACAAAACATCGATATACGCATTATAACGGCCACCAATGAAAATTTAAAATCGGAGCTGCAGGAAAACAAGTTCAGAGAGGATCTGTTCCATCGTTTAAATGAATTCAATATTAAGCTGCCGGCGCTGCGTAACAGAAAACAGGATATACTTCTTTTCGCATCACATTTTTTAAAAAAGGCCAATATTGATTTAAATACCCGGGTATCCGGATTTTCGCCCGATGTGGAAGAGATAATAGTTAAATATCCCTGGTGCGGAAACCTGCGCGAACTGAAAAACGTTGTCAAACGTGCGGTACTAATGAGCAACGGCCACACCATAGAAAAAGAAGTACTGCCGCACGAAATTGTATATCCCGAACCTTCCGCCACTAATTCCAGCGGAACAGCTGAGGTTGAATCCAGTTCCATTTTAAAAAATGCATCGTACGAAATAGAAAAACAACTAATTATAAAAACTATACAGGAGGCAGGTTACAATAAATCCAAAGCCGCCGAAATGTTAAATATTAACCGTAAAACACTGTATAACAAAATTAAATTGTACGATATCGATATGTAA
- a CDS encoding ATP-binding protein — MSHTYNEFTQQLNAVSAKIDAYLSADNRSVEELEYLESWLFNQSEKVRLSKLNNAGCETNTHVENQKVSYDAIIICDAQLVIHRFSGPSYYFPGAPNSNNFKFGMDDLMSIADRQILQSAVNKAKRILTNQVVDLYFTTPDCVQSSCQFEIDAKASNFGANRVVIFLTFKNNREQELANYQRIMLDNLPGMDVYLFDKNFCYIMVGGKEKERFNLSNNEMIGKTLFEVVDKKSQRSLFPFYHKAINGEASEGEVRFKNELYFLVAKPIKDRNNNTVAGILIVQNVTQDKELEERLKQAKIDAQNANKAKSIFIANMSHEIRTPLNAIVGFTEQLKKTKLNTEQQHHLSLIEKASDQLLYLVTEIVFLFKLGMGRVYIEKIPFSLSELIQDIYEICSIEAKGKSLDFIVDKEQGLPDTLIGDPHRLRQILMNLLINAIKYTDKGSVKLFCNLVSDSKKSLALSFTVSDTGRGIAKKDLPHIFDVFEQGTKRTQNLRGGAGLGLGISKKLCELLDATISVQSKLNVGSDFKLVIPFKKASTKPKADKGKKFELQDKHLKNKTILLADDDEHSLLLGSTILKSWGAYCVQVKDGQEALTALQKKRFDVVLLDINMPKKTGVQVIKKMRSNAEELNHKTPTLCITANAITSDIKKNLKVGFDDYLIKPFGETELYNKLCNALSIDLPMPKTIAIQTDEVAENCNYDFFDTSELLKTAEGDRTFFNKMIANFIKNADSLAQCIHDNLDTGEWETIGESVHKAIPSFKYFGMNKIASNFELIEDITLSNKEHENLSDIVQQALGDIYKTIEQAKAAIK; from the coding sequence ATGAGCCATACATACAATGAATTTACACAACAGCTTAATGCAGTATCGGCCAAAATTGATGCGTACCTAAGTGCAGATAACAGGAGCGTTGAAGAATTGGAATACCTGGAAAGTTGGCTTTTTAATCAGTCCGAAAAGGTCCGGCTCTCTAAGCTTAACAATGCGGGTTGCGAAACAAATACGCATGTCGAAAATCAAAAAGTAAGTTACGACGCTATTATTATCTGCGATGCACAACTTGTTATTCATCGTTTTTCGGGTCCTTCGTATTATTTCCCGGGTGCACCCAACAGCAACAACTTCAAGTTTGGTATGGATGACCTGATGAGTATAGCAGATAGACAGATATTGCAATCGGCTGTTAATAAGGCAAAGCGTATACTGACAAACCAAGTAGTAGATTTATATTTTACAACACCGGATTGCGTGCAAAGCAGTTGCCAATTTGAGATAGATGCCAAGGCCAGTAATTTTGGGGCTAACCGTGTGGTTATTTTTTTAACCTTTAAAAATAACAGAGAACAGGAATTGGCCAACTATCAGCGTATTATGCTCGACAATCTGCCTGGAATGGACGTATACCTTTTTGATAAAAACTTCTGTTACATTATGGTAGGTGGCAAAGAAAAGGAACGATTTAATTTATCGAACAATGAAATGATAGGCAAAACCCTGTTTGAAGTAGTAGATAAAAAATCGCAACGCAGTCTTTTTCCTTTTTATCATAAAGCCATTAATGGAGAAGCTAGCGAGGGTGAAGTACGATTTAAAAATGAGTTGTATTTTTTGGTTGCCAAACCCATAAAAGACCGAAATAATAATACTGTTGCTGGTATACTGATAGTGCAAAACGTGACGCAGGATAAGGAATTAGAAGAACGTTTAAAGCAAGCCAAAATAGATGCACAAAACGCCAACAAGGCAAAATCTATTTTTATTGCCAATATGAGCCACGAAATTCGCACCCCGCTTAACGCCATTGTGGGTTTTACTGAGCAACTAAAAAAAACAAAACTAAATACGGAGCAACAACACCATTTAAGCTTAATAGAAAAAGCATCGGACCAATTGCTTTATTTGGTTACCGAAATTGTTTTTTTATTTAAGCTGGGGATGGGGCGCGTATATATCGAAAAAATACCATTTTCGCTATCTGAGTTGATCCAGGATATTTATGAGATATGCAGCATTGAGGCAAAAGGAAAAAGCCTGGATTTTATCGTTGACAAAGAACAAGGCTTACCCGATACATTGATCGGTGATCCCCACAGGTTGCGGCAGATTTTAATGAACCTGCTGATAAATGCTATTAAATATACGGATAAAGGAAGCGTTAAATTATTTTGCAACTTGGTGAGCGATTCAAAAAAATCGCTTGCACTATCTTTTACTGTATCCGATACAGGCAGAGGTATTGCCAAAAAGGATTTGCCGCATATTTTCGACGTGTTTGAACAAGGCACCAAGCGAACGCAAAACTTAAGGGGGGGGGCAGGCTTAGGTTTAGGCATAAGTAAAAAGCTCTGCGAATTGCTTGATGCCACTATTTCGGTACAAAGTAAATTAAACGTGGGCTCCGACTTTAAATTAGTCATTCCTTTTAAAAAAGCATCGACTAAACCAAAGGCTGATAAGGGAAAAAAATTTGAGCTACAGGATAAACACCTTAAAAATAAAACAATATTATTGGCCGATGACGATGAACACAGCCTATTGCTGGGTAGTACAATTTTAAAAAGTTGGGGGGCCTATTGTGTTCAGGTAAAAGATGGTCAGGAAGCCCTTACAGCCTTGCAAAAGAAAAGATTCGATGTTGTTTTGCTTGATATCAACATGCCCAAAAAAACGGGTGTGCAGGTAATTAAAAAAATGCGGAGCAATGCAGAAGAGCTTAATCACAAAACACCCACACTTTGCATTACGGCTAATGCCATAACAAGCGATATTAAAAAAAACCTGAAAGTAGGCTTTGACGATTATTTAATAAAACCTTTTGGCGAAACGGAGCTTTACAATAAATTGTGCAATGCGCTGTCTATTGATTTACCGATGCCAAAAACAATAGCTATTCAAACGGATGAAGTGGCCGAAAACTGTAATTACGATTTTTTTGATACCTCAGAATTGCTTAAAACCGCCGAAGGAGACAGGACGTTTTTTAATAAGATGATAGCTAATTTTATTAAAAATGCTGATTCTCTGGCTCAATGTATTCATGATAACTTGGATACCGGCGAATGGGAAACAATTGGAGAAAGTGTGCACAAAGCTATTCCGTCGTTTAAATATTTTGGAATGAACAAAATAGCATCTAATTTTGAGCTAATAGAGGATATAACCCTCAGTAACAAGGAACACGAAAATTTATCAGACATCGTACAACAGGCTCTGGGCGATATTTATAAAACGATAGAACAAGCCAAAGCGGCAATAAAATAA
- a CDS encoding transglycosylase produces MKAIGIIVMILGIVGIVFFGLQAINDSESFKLFGLDVAVSKANWTPLIVSAVVTVIGVFMSTRRIKS; encoded by the coding sequence ATGAAAGCAATTGGAATAATAGTAATGATTTTAGGAATTGTAGGAATTGTATTTTTTGGCCTTCAGGCTATCAACGATTCCGAATCGTTTAAGCTGTTTGGATTAGACGTTGCGGTGAGCAAAGCCAATTGGACACCCTTGATTGTAAGTGCAGTGGTAACGGTTATTGGTGTATTTATGAGCACCCGAAGAATTAAGAGTTAA